One Sphaerisporangium krabiense DNA segment encodes these proteins:
- a CDS encoding ATP-dependent helicase — protein sequence MSGQTYRLVRRGNPGRAAAPVLDEHQRAVVTHERGPLLVLAGPGTGKTTTIVESIVERVERRGVDPERVLVLTFSRKAAQELRERITARLRRTTRTPLALTFHSYAYALLRREAVLAGEPPPRLLTGPEELLEVRRLLHGDLEDGARDWPSSLREALKTRGYAEELRDFLARANERGLDGPDLVVLGREHGRADWVAAGRFAARYNDRFDLDPTPTLDYSELIHAGAGLLADPEVRRRERAAYDVVYVDEYQDTDPAQDHLLGLLAGDGRDLIAVGDPDQSIYGFRGADVRNILTFPERFRTAAGREAPVVALRVCRRSGADLLAASRRVAARLPVPPSPGRGARPHPESHRDLLAVDTADPGEVRVLLADSESQEAAVVADTLRRAHLLEGVPWSRMAVLVRSATRQVPMLRRALLSAGVPVVVAGDGLPLIQEHGVRPLATLLRVALRPETLDVTTAEELLTGPLGATDAIGVRRLRRALRVAELAAAAVDSGEPAPPPRSSDELLVAAVQDVRELVSIEPHVASCAERVAALVKVARASAERGDTAEEALWAVWQASGLPERWTDASVSGGPRGAQADRDLDAVVALFDHAARFVDRLPHAGLGVFLDDLASQEIAGNTLAAHAPDGDVVQILTAHRAKGLEWDVVVVAGVQDGVWPDLRLRGSLLGIEQLVELSEGSALDGVDAATAALASKLLAEERRLFYVAVTRARRRLVVTAVGGDDTDERPSRFLSELLPGAVEEATVDERARWLSMSALVADLRAAVCDPSRPEAMRRAAAGHLARLARAGVPGAHPDEWYALTPISDDRPLTWPDGIVRVSPSAVESFTKCGLRWLLETAVGASGTDASRSLGSVIHAVAVLAAAGQEGDALGKRLDEVWEELDFDGLWFSRKQRTVAERMVSRFLTWHEGNPRELVAVEEAFTAMLSENVQIKGRVDRVERDGDGRAVIIDLKTGTTKPSDHDLARHPQLGVYQLAALLGAFQRHGLTEPGGAALVQLGKAAGANATLAREQAQGALGDDPQPGWAGELVDTVATGMSARVFRATVNDGCRTCAAKASCPVNDGGGQVC from the coding sequence GGACCGGCAAGACCACCACGATCGTCGAGAGCATCGTCGAGCGCGTCGAACGGCGCGGCGTCGACCCCGAGCGCGTGCTGGTGCTGACCTTCAGCCGCAAGGCCGCCCAAGAGCTGCGCGAGCGTATCACCGCCCGCCTGCGCCGCACCACGAGAACGCCTCTCGCGCTCACCTTCCACAGCTACGCCTACGCGCTGCTGCGCCGCGAGGCCGTCCTCGCCGGCGAGCCGCCGCCGCGCCTGCTGACCGGCCCGGAGGAACTGCTGGAGGTCCGCCGCCTCCTGCACGGCGACCTGGAGGACGGCGCGCGCGACTGGCCGTCCAGCCTGCGCGAGGCCCTGAAGACCCGTGGGTACGCCGAAGAGCTGCGCGACTTCCTGGCCAGGGCCAACGAGCGCGGCCTCGACGGTCCCGACCTGGTGGTGCTCGGCCGCGAGCACGGCCGGGCCGACTGGGTGGCCGCGGGCCGCTTCGCCGCCCGGTACAACGACCGCTTCGACCTCGACCCGACCCCCACCCTCGACTACTCCGAGCTGATCCACGCGGGCGCGGGCCTGCTCGCCGACCCCGAGGTGCGCCGCCGCGAGCGCGCCGCCTACGACGTCGTGTACGTGGACGAGTACCAGGACACCGACCCCGCCCAGGACCACCTGCTCGGCCTGCTCGCCGGAGACGGCCGCGACCTGATCGCCGTCGGCGACCCCGACCAGTCGATCTACGGCTTCCGCGGCGCCGACGTCCGCAACATCCTCACCTTCCCCGAGCGCTTCCGCACCGCCGCCGGCCGTGAGGCGCCGGTCGTCGCGCTGCGCGTGTGCCGCCGCAGCGGCGCCGACCTGCTGGCCGCCTCCCGCCGCGTGGCCGCCCGCCTGCCCGTCCCGCCGAGCCCCGGCCGGGGCGCGCGCCCCCACCCGGAAAGCCACCGCGACCTGCTCGCCGTCGACACCGCCGACCCCGGTGAGGTGCGCGTCCTGCTCGCCGACAGCGAGAGCCAGGAGGCCGCGGTCGTGGCCGACACCTTGCGCCGCGCCCACCTGCTGGAGGGCGTCCCCTGGTCGCGCATGGCCGTGCTCGTCCGCTCGGCCACCCGCCAGGTCCCCATGCTGCGCCGCGCCCTGCTCAGCGCGGGCGTCCCCGTCGTCGTGGCGGGGGACGGGCTCCCGCTGATCCAGGAGCACGGCGTGCGGCCGCTGGCCACCCTGCTGCGCGTCGCGCTGCGCCCGGAGACCTTGGACGTCACCACCGCGGAGGAACTGCTCACCGGCCCGCTCGGCGCCACGGACGCGATCGGCGTGCGCCGCCTGCGCCGCGCCCTGCGCGTGGCCGAGCTGGCGGCCGCGGCCGTCGACTCCGGCGAGCCCGCGCCGCCGCCGCGGTCCTCCGACGAGCTGCTGGTCGCCGCCGTGCAGGACGTCCGCGAGCTGGTCTCGATCGAGCCGCACGTCGCCTCCTGCGCCGAGCGCGTCGCCGCGCTGGTCAAGGTCGCCCGCGCGTCGGCCGAGCGCGGCGACACCGCGGAAGAGGCCCTGTGGGCGGTCTGGCAGGCGTCCGGGCTGCCCGAGCGCTGGACGGACGCCAGCGTGTCCGGCGGGCCGCGCGGCGCGCAGGCCGACCGCGACCTCGACGCCGTGGTGGCGCTGTTCGACCACGCCGCCCGCTTCGTCGACCGCCTGCCCCACGCCGGGCTCGGCGTCTTCCTCGACGACCTGGCGTCCCAGGAGATCGCGGGCAACACCCTCGCCGCGCACGCGCCGGACGGCGACGTCGTGCAGATCCTCACCGCCCACCGCGCCAAGGGCCTCGAATGGGACGTCGTGGTCGTCGCGGGCGTCCAGGACGGGGTCTGGCCCGACCTGCGCCTGCGCGGCTCGCTGCTCGGCATCGAGCAGCTCGTCGAGCTGTCGGAGGGCTCGGCCCTGGACGGCGTGGACGCCGCCACCGCCGCGCTGGCCTCCAAGCTCCTCGCCGAGGAACGCCGCCTGTTCTACGTCGCCGTCACCCGCGCCCGCCGCCGCCTCGTGGTCACCGCCGTCGGCGGCGACGACACCGACGAGCGCCCCTCGCGCTTCCTGTCCGAGCTGCTCCCCGGCGCGGTCGAGGAGGCCACCGTGGACGAGCGCGCCCGCTGGCTGAGCATGTCCGCGCTGGTCGCCGACCTGCGCGCCGCCGTGTGCGACCCCTCGCGCCCCGAGGCCATGCGCAGGGCCGCCGCGGGCCACCTCGCCCGCCTGGCCCGCGCCGGCGTGCCCGGCGCCCACCCCGACGAGTGGTACGCCCTCACCCCCATCTCCGACGACCGCCCGCTCACCTGGCCGGACGGCATCGTCCGCGTCTCGCCGTCGGCGGTCGAGAGCTTCACCAAGTGCGGCCTGCGCTGGCTCCTCGAAACCGCCGTCGGCGCGTCCGGCACCGACGCCTCGCGCAGCCTCGGCTCGGTCATCCACGCCGTCGCCGTCCTCGCCGCCGCCGGGCAGGAAGGCGACGCGCTCGGCAAACGGCTGGACGAGGTCTGGGAGGAACTGGACTTCGACGGCCTGTGGTTCAGCCGCAAGCAGCGCACCGTCGCCGAGCGGATGGTGTCCCGGTTCCTCACCTGGCACGAGGGCAACCCGCGCGAGCTGGTCGCCGTCGAGGAGGCGTTCACGGCCATGCTGTCGGAGAACGTCCAGATCAAGGGCCGCGTCGACCGCGTCGAGCGCGACGGCGACGGCCGCGCGGTCATCATCGACCTGAAGACCGGCACCACCAAGCCCTCCGACCACGACCTCGCCCGCCACCCGCAGCTCGGCGTCTACCAGCTCGCCGCCCTGCTCGGCGCGTTCCAGCGGCACGGCCTCACCGAGCCCGGCGGCGCGGCCCTGGTCCAGCTCGGCAAGGCCGCGGGCGCCAACGCCACGCTCGCCCGCGAGCAGGCGCAGGGCGCGCTCGGCGACGATCCCCAGCCCGGCTGGGCCGGCGAGCTGGTCGACACCGTGGCCACCGGCATGTCCGCGCGGGTCTTCCGCGCCACGGTCAACGACGGCTGCCGCACCTGCGCGGCCAAGGCGAGCTGCCCGGTCAACGACGGCGGGGGCCAGGTTTGCTAG
- a CDS encoding UvrD-helicase domain-containing protein has protein sequence MLDAPHPAPGADGVRPALIGPAELADKLGIAPPTPEQAAVIEAPLGPMVVVAGAGSGKSETMAGRVVWLVANGLVRPERVLGLTFTRKAAAELAARVRKRLTRLAEVGMAPAEMLDDEPTVSTYHAYAARLVTDHALREALEPTMRLVTPAISWQMASRVVGRYDGPMDRVDLAPSSVTAAVLELAGEMAEHLRAPGEVREIGRWLQERLAAVTGRTTLPQRRPARTQEIREQLLPLVEAYDRLKRSREVIDYGDQMALAARIADRHPEVGMIERGRFSVVLLDEYQDTSHAQLVLLRALFGGGHPVTAVGDPCQSIYGWRGASSGNLKRFVRDFPTSAGEPAPVRRLSVSFRNGEKVLDVAARVQAPLRSEAREVPVLTPGVNRVGRGRVLCAFHETAEDEAAWVADGVAHLLGHEGAPDGLPWGDGERDKLREKAKAGAWGGAQALQPQDVAVLARKRSQFPALRRALEARDIPVEVVGLGGLLTVPEVADVVATLRVLYEPAAGDSLVRLLAGPRWRIGVADLKVLGDLARELTVSQRQGAAPEDALEQVVTDMAAERGSLVDALDELPDRPDWLEPFSPLARERLPRLAQELRVLRAHAGQPLPDLIGEVERRLGLDVEVASRGGGPLAARADLDAFLDAAARFAGDAEDPTLGAFLAYLQAAETEEFGLEAGRVGETNSVKLMTVHASKGLEWPVVVVPGLSQITTQAGGLAKGSVFPATPATNSRWTENPRKLPYPLRGDRFDLPVLEGLEKEDLAAFDQACRERDLREERRLAYVAVTRAHYLLIASGYRWGSAARPLEPSDFLLEVREAAGHAMTWAPDLEEDAVNPLLAEPASEEWPATPGGARYEAIRGGADMVMDAINGDDWLAPADPTPMKDWEQDRVRSWARDTELLLRERDQARRRGGHLVELPARLTVSSLVTLATDPAALARQIRRPLPHRPAPLARRGTAFHRWLENRWDQQRLIDDMELPGAADELSLTDLQLAELRDRFEESPWASMEPIDLEVPFETVIADRVVRGRMDAVFPEGDGYVIVDWKTGEPPRGRGARAATVQLAAYRLAWSQLADVPLAKVSAAFHYVRANQTVRPADLLDAAGLMKLIESVPKDE, from the coding sequence TTGCTAGACGCTCCACATCCGGCCCCCGGCGCCGACGGGGTGCGCCCCGCCCTGATCGGCCCCGCCGAGCTCGCCGACAAGCTGGGCATCGCGCCGCCCACCCCCGAGCAGGCCGCCGTCATCGAGGCCCCGCTCGGCCCCATGGTCGTGGTGGCCGGCGCCGGGTCGGGCAAGAGCGAGACCATGGCCGGGCGGGTGGTGTGGCTGGTCGCCAACGGCCTGGTGCGCCCCGAACGCGTGCTCGGCCTCACCTTCACCCGCAAGGCCGCCGCCGAGCTGGCCGCCCGGGTGCGCAAGCGGCTCACCCGCCTCGCCGAGGTCGGCATGGCCCCGGCCGAGATGCTGGACGACGAGCCCACCGTCTCCACCTACCACGCCTACGCCGCCCGCCTGGTCACCGACCACGCGCTGCGCGAGGCGCTGGAGCCGACGATGCGGCTGGTCACGCCCGCGATCTCCTGGCAGATGGCCTCGCGCGTGGTCGGCCGGTACGACGGGCCCATGGACCGCGTGGACCTGGCCCCCTCCTCGGTCACCGCGGCGGTGCTGGAGCTCGCCGGCGAGATGGCCGAACACCTGCGCGCCCCCGGCGAGGTCCGCGAGATCGGCCGGTGGTTGCAGGAGCGCCTGGCCGCCGTCACCGGCCGCACGACCCTGCCCCAGCGCAGGCCGGCGCGCACCCAGGAGATCCGCGAGCAGCTCCTGCCGCTCGTCGAGGCGTACGACCGGCTGAAGCGCAGCCGGGAGGTCATCGACTACGGCGACCAGATGGCGCTGGCCGCGCGCATCGCCGACCGGCACCCCGAGGTCGGCATGATCGAACGCGGCCGGTTCTCGGTCGTGCTGCTCGACGAGTACCAGGACACCAGCCACGCCCAGCTCGTCCTGCTGCGCGCCCTGTTCGGCGGCGGCCACCCGGTGACCGCCGTCGGCGACCCCTGCCAGTCCATCTACGGCTGGCGCGGCGCCTCCTCCGGCAACCTCAAGCGGTTCGTCCGCGACTTCCCCACCTCGGCGGGTGAGCCCGCCCCCGTGCGCCGTCTTTCCGTCAGCTTCCGCAACGGCGAGAAGGTGCTGGACGTCGCGGCGCGCGTGCAGGCCCCCCTGCGCTCCGAGGCCCGCGAGGTCCCCGTGCTCACCCCCGGCGTCAACCGCGTCGGCCGCGGCCGGGTGCTGTGCGCCTTCCACGAGACCGCCGAGGACGAGGCCGCGTGGGTCGCCGACGGCGTGGCCCACCTGCTCGGCCACGAGGGCGCTCCGGACGGCCTGCCGTGGGGGGACGGCGAGCGCGACAAGCTGCGCGAGAAGGCCAAGGCGGGCGCCTGGGGCGGGGCGCAGGCCCTCCAGCCGCAGGACGTCGCCGTCCTCGCCCGCAAGCGGTCCCAGTTCCCCGCGCTGCGCCGCGCCCTGGAGGCCAGGGACATCCCCGTCGAGGTCGTCGGCCTCGGCGGCCTGCTCACCGTCCCCGAGGTCGCCGACGTCGTCGCGACCCTGCGCGTCCTGTACGAGCCCGCGGCGGGCGACTCGCTGGTCCGCCTGCTGGCCGGGCCGCGCTGGCGCATCGGGGTCGCCGACCTGAAGGTCCTCGGCGACCTCGCCCGCGAGCTCACCGTCTCCCAGCGCCAGGGCGCCGCCCCCGAGGACGCTCTGGAGCAGGTCGTCACCGACATGGCGGCCGAGCGCGGCTCGCTGGTCGACGCCCTGGACGAGCTGCCCGACCGTCCCGACTGGCTAGAGCCCTTCTCGCCCCTGGCCCGCGAGCGGCTGCCCCGCCTCGCGCAGGAACTGCGCGTCCTGCGCGCGCACGCCGGGCAGCCCCTGCCCGACCTCATCGGCGAGGTCGAACGCCGCCTCGGCCTGGACGTCGAGGTCGCCTCCCGCGGCGGCGGCCCGCTCGCCGCCCGCGCCGACCTCGACGCCTTCCTCGACGCCGCCGCGCGGTTCGCCGGCGACGCGGAGGATCCGACGCTCGGCGCGTTCCTCGCCTACCTTCAGGCCGCGGAGACCGAGGAGTTCGGCCTGGAGGCCGGGCGCGTCGGCGAGACCAACAGCGTCAAGCTGATGACCGTCCACGCCTCCAAGGGCCTGGAGTGGCCGGTCGTCGTCGTGCCGGGGCTGTCCCAGATCACCACGCAGGCGGGCGGGCTGGCCAAGGGCAGCGTGTTCCCCGCCACGCCCGCCACCAACTCCCGCTGGACCGAGAACCCGCGCAAGCTGCCGTACCCGCTGCGCGGCGACCGCTTCGACCTTCCCGTCCTGGAAGGTCTGGAGAAGGAGGACCTGGCCGCGTTCGACCAGGCTTGCCGCGAACGCGACCTGCGGGAGGAACGCCGCCTCGCCTACGTCGCGGTCACCCGGGCCCACTACCTGCTGATCGCCTCCGGCTACCGCTGGGGCTCGGCCGCACGGCCACTCGAACCGTCCGACTTCCTGCTGGAGGTCCGCGAGGCGGCCGGCCACGCCATGACCTGGGCGCCCGACCTCGAAGAGGACGCCGTCAACCCGCTGCTCGCCGAGCCCGCGTCGGAGGAATGGCCGGCCACCCCCGGCGGCGCGCGCTACGAGGCCATCCGCGGCGGCGCCGACATGGTCATGGACGCCATCAACGGCGACGACTGGCTCGCCCCCGCGGATCCCACGCCGATGAAGGACTGGGAACAGGACCGGGTCCGCTCCTGGGCGCGCGACACCGAGCTGCTGCTGCGCGAGCGCGACCAGGCGCGGCGGCGCGGCGGCCACCTCGTCGAGCTGCCCGCGCGGCTCACCGTCTCGTCCCTGGTCACGCTCGCCACCGACCCTGCCGCGCTGGCCCGGCAGATCCGCCGCCCGCTGCCGCACCGGCCCGCCCCGCTGGCCCGCCGGGGCACCGCCTTCCACCGCTGGCTGGAGAACCGCTGGGACCAGCAGCGCCTCATCGACGACATGGAGCTGCCCGGCGCCGCCGACGAGCTGTCCCTCACCGACCTCCAGCTCGCCGAGCTGCGGGACCGGTTCGAGGAGAGCCCCTGGGCGTCGATGGAGCCCATCGACCTGGAGGTCCCCTTCGAGACCGTCATCGCCGACCGGGTGGTGCGCGGACGCATGGACGCGGTGTTCCCCGAGGGCGACGGCTACGTGATCGTCGACTGGAAGACCGGCGAGCCCCCCCGCGGCAGGGGCGCCCGCGCCGCCACCGTCCAGCTCGCCGCCTACCGCCTCGCCTGGTCCCAGCTGGCGGATGTGCCTCTCGCCAAGGTGAGCGCCGCCTTCCACTACGTCCGCGCCAACCAGACCGTCCGCCCGGCGGACCTCCTCGACGCCGCGGGCCTGATGAAGCTCATCGAGTCCGTCCCCAAGGACGAGTGA
- a CDS encoding alpha/beta hydrolase family protein, with protein MRQLLPVAAGLVVLAASACSAPTPPRSAVPSATPAGPATLPAPTGAHPVGTTTLYLKDTSRPDPWNLDADARELKVTLWYPAERRDGRRAPYMSPKESELLLKGSRTAGVPDDTLSRTRTNAIENAEPAGREVPLVVLSPGFTKPMSTLTSLAEDLASRGYVVAGIDHAYESYATTLPGGRIAECLACDSDTDPGFGAGVVQSRAADVSFVLDRLPSTWDGAGLIDRSRTAMVGQSIGGAGAVAAMLKDPRVRAGIDMDGTTYARIPEGGFSRPFMFIGSPPHVPGGGDGSWDRDWKRMTGWKRWLVLSGAEHQSFTDGPLLAGALGVKPAYGVLPGARAAELTRTYVAAFLDRHLKSRPQPLLDKPSPRYPEVRFCSATCGGS; from the coding sequence ATGAGACAGCTCCTGCCCGTCGCCGCGGGACTGGTCGTCCTGGCCGCGTCGGCCTGTTCCGCGCCCACGCCGCCCCGGTCCGCCGTCCCGTCGGCCACGCCCGCCGGTCCCGCCACCCTGCCCGCCCCCACCGGCGCCCATCCGGTCGGCACCACCACCCTGTACCTGAAGGACACCTCCCGCCCCGACCCCTGGAACCTCGACGCCGACGCCAGGGAACTCAAGGTCACCCTGTGGTACCCGGCCGAGCGGCGGGACGGGCGGCGGGCGCCGTACATGTCCCCCAAGGAGTCGGAGCTCTTGCTGAAGGGCTCGAGGACCGCGGGCGTCCCGGACGACACGCTGAGCAGGACGCGGACGAACGCCATCGAGAACGCCGAACCCGCGGGGCGCGAGGTTCCGCTGGTGGTCCTGTCCCCCGGCTTCACCAAGCCGATGAGCACGCTCACGTCGCTGGCGGAGGACCTGGCCAGCCGGGGGTACGTCGTGGCCGGGATCGACCACGCCTACGAGAGCTACGCCACGACCCTGCCGGGCGGTCGGATCGCCGAATGCCTGGCGTGCGACAGCGACACCGACCCCGGCTTCGGCGCCGGGGTGGTCCAGAGCCGGGCGGCCGACGTCTCCTTCGTCCTCGACCGGCTGCCGTCGACGTGGGACGGCGCCGGCCTGATCGACCGCTCCCGGACGGCGATGGTCGGCCAGTCGATCGGCGGGGCCGGCGCCGTGGCGGCCATGCTGAAGGACCCCCGGGTACGCGCGGGAATCGACATGGACGGCACCACCTACGCCCGGATACCCGAAGGCGGGTTCTCCCGGCCCTTCATGTTCATCGGTTCGCCGCCGCACGTCCCCGGCGGCGGCGACGGTTCGTGGGACCGCGACTGGAAGCGGATGACCGGGTGGAAGCGCTGGCTCGTGCTGTCGGGCGCGGAACATCAGTCCTTCACCGACGGCCCTCTGCTGGCGGGCGCCCTCGGCGTCAAACCCGCCTACGGCGTTCTGCCCGGGGCGCGCGCCGCCGAGCTCACCCGTACGTACGTGGCGGCCTTCCTCGACCGGCACCTGAAGTCGCGACCGCAGCCTCTGCTGGACAAGCCGTCACCGCGCTACCCCGAGGTCAGGTTCTGCTCCGCGACCTGCGGTGGATCCTGA
- a CDS encoding S41 family peptidase, which translates to MTVRTVAAGLALLLAAACTAPAPPRGQAGTAAGTACAEPQGRPAAETPTTVDVIEQAYFCVLGGYYGGATLDARSLLTAGFAALTQELIRDGRDVPEAAMPALTGDRKADWAAFEAVYRKITDRVPGLRDKLAVVTLEAIVAALGDDHARWTHDLRPPPDYYDGDGYGLGFQANVNGPQVNGNPGAALPPLFVTTVQGGAARAAGLRPGDIIESVDGSAPFIDGKSTPAIAALYPQYPRARPVRLRLLRQATGRRWTVTLKPGVYQRDLAALQVVRSKLLDDDIAYVRMTGFASDSADRVFKAISRLRAGRTLAGVVLDLRGNGGGSPAEAIRLVSAFAHGKVTAYLCTVNGTCETLRTDDTVELLGLPLAVLTDRGCASACEHFSSAVKDLRVGRLVGARTAGVISGPARPYLLGNNTTLSFPAKHHLGPGREVIDRIGVPPDHYVPLTPQDAAAGRDPALAKALTLVRE; encoded by the coding sequence ATGACCGTCAGGACCGTGGCCGCCGGGCTCGCCCTCCTCCTGGCCGCGGCCTGCACGGCCCCGGCGCCGCCGCGCGGCCAGGCCGGCACGGCGGCGGGCACGGCCTGCGCGGAGCCCCAGGGCCGCCCCGCGGCGGAGACGCCCACCACGGTCGACGTCATCGAGCAGGCGTACTTCTGCGTCCTCGGCGGCTACTACGGCGGCGCCACCCTGGACGCCCGCTCGCTGCTGACCGCCGGATTCGCCGCGCTGACGCAGGAGCTCATCCGCGACGGGCGCGACGTGCCCGAGGCGGCCATGCCGGCGCTGACCGGCGACCGGAAGGCCGACTGGGCCGCTTTCGAGGCCGTCTACCGGAAGATCACCGATCGGGTTCCCGGCCTGCGCGACAAACTGGCCGTCGTCACCCTCGAAGCCATCGTGGCCGCCCTCGGCGACGACCACGCCCGCTGGACGCACGACCTCAGGCCACCGCCCGACTACTACGACGGTGACGGCTACGGCCTCGGGTTCCAGGCGAACGTCAACGGTCCCCAGGTGAACGGCAACCCCGGCGCCGCACTCCCCCCGCTGTTCGTCACCACCGTGCAGGGCGGCGCGGCGCGGGCCGCCGGACTGCGCCCCGGCGACATCATCGAGTCGGTCGACGGATCGGCGCCGTTCATCGACGGGAAGTCCACCCCCGCGATCGCCGCCCTCTACCCGCAGTACCCGCGAGCGCGCCCGGTCCGGCTGCGCCTCCTGCGGCAGGCCACCGGCCGCCGCTGGACCGTGACGCTCAAGCCCGGCGTCTACCAGCGCGATCTGGCCGCCCTGCAAGTGGTGCGCTCGAAGTTGCTGGACGACGACATCGCCTACGTGCGGATGACCGGATTCGCCTCCGACTCCGCGGACCGGGTGTTCAAGGCGATCTCCAGGCTGCGCGCCGGCCGGACCCTCGCGGGCGTCGTGCTGGACCTGCGCGGCAACGGCGGCGGCAGCCCCGCGGAGGCGATCCGGCTGGTGAGCGCGTTCGCCCATGGCAAGGTCACCGCCTACCTGTGCACCGTGAACGGCACGTGCGAGACCCTGCGGACCGACGACACCGTCGAACTGCTCGGCCTGCCCCTGGCGGTGCTCACCGACCGCGGCTGCGCCTCGGCGTGCGAGCACTTCAGCTCCGCGGTCAAGGACCTGCGCGTCGGCCGGTTGGTCGGCGCCAGAACCGCCGGGGTCATCTCCGGCCCGGCGCGGCCGTACCTGCTCGGCAACAACACCACGCTGAGCTTTCCCGCCAAGCACCACCTCGGCCCCGGCCGTGAGGTGATCGACCGGATCGGCGTGCCGCCCGACCACTACGTGCCCCTGACTCCGCAGGACGCGGCCGCCGGGCGCGACCCCGCCCTGGCCAAGGCCCTGACCTTGGTGCGCGAGTGA
- a CDS encoding ABC transporter permease subunit: protein MIWLTWRQLRGSAAMLATVLVVLAVVLLLTGPDMAARYSAGLAACAQDDTCGQFYDQFFGGYDMPFMAVSLIVLLLPALVGLFWGAPLITRELEAGTHLLVWNQSITRGRWLAVKLGLTGLVAVAAAGLCGLMVSWWSDPLDKSAAEALALMAPLIFGARGIAPMGYAAFAFVLGVAVGMLVRRTLPAMALTLAVFAAIQLAMPLVVRAHLMPPVTGTFELSRANVDHIGRAQQGGGALRIVLTMAVPGHAGAWVLSGDVVDSSGRTIPGGETGAEVQVSTTSGPCSPSGAMGSGDGCMAEINRLGYRQQATYQPLERFWPFQWIETGIYAVLTLCLTWFCFWWIRRRLA, encoded by the coding sequence ATGATCTGGCTGACCTGGCGCCAGCTCCGCGGCTCGGCCGCGATGCTGGCCACCGTACTGGTCGTTCTCGCCGTCGTCCTGCTCCTCACCGGCCCGGACATGGCCGCTCGCTACTCCGCCGGGCTCGCCGCCTGTGCCCAGGACGACACCTGCGGCCAGTTCTACGACCAGTTCTTCGGCGGCTACGACATGCCCTTCATGGCCGTCAGCCTCATCGTGCTGCTCCTGCCCGCTCTCGTCGGGCTCTTCTGGGGCGCGCCGTTGATCACCCGCGAGCTCGAGGCGGGCACGCACCTGCTGGTGTGGAACCAGAGCATCACCCGCGGCCGCTGGCTGGCGGTCAAGCTCGGGCTCACCGGCCTGGTCGCCGTGGCCGCCGCCGGCCTGTGCGGACTCATGGTGAGCTGGTGGTCCGACCCGCTGGACAAGTCGGCCGCCGAGGCCCTCGCCCTCATGGCGCCTCTGATCTTCGGCGCTCGTGGCATCGCCCCGATGGGGTACGCGGCGTTCGCCTTCGTCCTCGGCGTGGCCGTGGGCATGCTGGTGCGCCGCACTCTGCCCGCCATGGCCCTCACCCTGGCCGTCTTCGCCGCGATCCAGCTCGCCATGCCGCTGGTGGTCCGCGCCCACCTGATGCCCCCGGTCACGGGGACCTTCGAACTCAGCCGCGCGAACGTGGACCACATCGGCAGGGCACAGCAGGGAGGCGGGGCTTTACGGATCGTCCTGACCATGGCCGTTCCCGGCCATGCGGGCGCCTGGGTCCTGTCCGGCGACGTGGTCGATTCGTCCGGACGCACGATCCCCGGCGGCGAGACCGGAGCCGAGGTCCAGGTCTCCACGACATCGGGACCCTGCTCGCCGTCGGGGGCGATGGGCTCCGGTGACGGCTGCATGGCCGAGATCAACCGGCTCGGCTACCGGCAGCAGGCGACCTACCAGCCCCTCGAGCGTTTCTGGCCCTTCCAGTGGATCGAGACAGGGATCTACGCCGTGCTCACCCTCTGCCTCACATGGTTCTGCTTCTGGTGGATCAGAAGGCGGCTGGCATGA
- a CDS encoding ABC transporter ATP-binding protein: protein MSTVLHAQGLGKRYGKRWALRECTVDIPAGHVVGLVGPNGAGKTTLLKLAGGQLEPTAGDITVLGGRPAGGPAQLARVGFVAQDTPVYAGLSVADHLRLGERLNPRWDAGMARERVARLGLAAAHRVGRLSGGQRAQLALTLGLAKRPELLILDEPVASLDPLARREFMQGLMEATAEHDFSVVLSSHLVSDLERICDFLIVLVDSRVQVAGQTDRLLATHHRLTGPRRDPDRLPADQQVVSARHTDRQSTFVVRTDAPIHDPAWTVTPLSLEDLVLAYMEKRPTDDRRVALEVRG, encoded by the coding sequence GTGAGCACCGTCCTGCACGCCCAGGGACTGGGCAAGAGGTACGGCAAGCGCTGGGCGCTGCGCGAGTGCACCGTCGACATCCCGGCGGGGCACGTCGTCGGGTTGGTGGGCCCCAACGGCGCCGGCAAGACCACACTGCTGAAGCTGGCCGGCGGCCAGCTCGAACCGACGGCGGGCGACATCACCGTGCTGGGCGGCCGTCCCGCCGGCGGTCCCGCGCAGCTGGCCAGGGTCGGGTTCGTCGCCCAGGACACCCCTGTGTACGCGGGGCTGAGCGTCGCCGACCATCTACGCCTGGGAGAACGGCTCAACCCCCGCTGGGACGCCGGCATGGCGCGGGAGCGCGTCGCACGGCTCGGCCTGGCCGCCGCCCACCGCGTGGGCAGGCTGTCCGGCGGTCAGCGCGCCCAGCTCGCCCTCACCCTGGGCCTGGCCAAGCGGCCCGAGCTGCTGATCCTGGACGAGCCCGTGGCCTCGCTCGACCCGCTGGCCCGCCGGGAGTTCATGCAGGGGCTGATGGAGGCCACGGCCGAGCACGACTTCAGCGTCGTGCTCTCCTCCCACCTGGTCTCCGACCTGGAACGGATCTGCGACTTCCTGATCGTGCTCGTCGACTCCCGCGTCCAGGTGGCAGGGCAGACCGACAGGCTGCTGGCCACCCATCACCGGCTCACCGGGCCGCGCCGCGATCCCGATCGGCTGCCCGCCGACCAGCAGGTGGTGTCCGCGCGTCACACCGACCGGCAGAGCACGTTCGTGGTCCGCACCGACGCCCCGATCCACGACCCCGCCTGGACGGTCACCCCGCTCAGCCTCGAGGACCTCGTCCTGGCCTACATGGAGAAACGCCCCACCGACGACCGGCGCGTCGCGTTGGAGGTGCGGGGATGA